ATGAGAAAAATAAGGAAAAATGTACACCTGGAGAACAGTTTGGGGTAAAATACCACTGGGCCACATTGTGAAATGAGGGAAAGATATGCAAAAGGTTAAACTCATTGCCACCGGGGGGACGATTGCTATGCGCAAAGACTCCCAGGGCAAGACCGTGCCGGCGGTTACCGGACATGATCTTTTAGAAAGTATACCGGAATTGCGGGAATCAGCCTTTTGGGATGTGGAGGAATTCAGCAATCTTGCCAGTTGCAATTTTAATCCGGAGCGGATGCTGCAATTGGCACAGCGTGTGGAAGAGGCTTTCGCCGATCCCGACTGCCTGGGGATCATCATCACTCACGGAACGGATACCTTGGAGGAAACAGCTTATTTTCTGGAGCTTACAGTCAAAGACAGCCGGCCGGTCATATTGACAGCCTCCCAAAGAGATGCTTCAGAGAGAGATTCCGATGGCCCCCGCAATTTACATAACTCCATGCGCATTGCCATGGATCCCCACGCTAAGGAACGAGGGGTATTGATCGCTCTCAATGAAGAGATTCATGCCGCCAGGGATGTGCGGAAATTACACACCAGCCACGTGGATGCTTTTAGTTCCGGCGAAGTAGGTTCATTAGGAAGCATTGATCATGATGAGGTGTTATGGCATCGCAAACCTGAGCCCTCGGTAAAATTTGACCTCCCTGAAAAACTGGCCAGGGTTACGATCTGCAAAGGCTATACCGGCATGGACGGAAGAATGCTGGAATGTATGGTGGATGCTCAAGTGGAGGGTATCGTCATCGAGGCCTTTGGCCGGGGAAATCTCCCTCCGGAGGTTATTCCTTCTATAGGGAGGATTACGGCAGAAAATATACCTGTGGTCATTACGTCACGTTGTTTATTTGGACGAACTGCTCCTATCTACGGCTATCCCGGCGGCGGAGCAGAGCTTCAACGCCATGGGGCACTTTTTGCCGGAGATCTTTCCACAGAGAAGGTTCGTTTGCTTCTGAGTATAGCCCTGGGGCAGAACGTTTCCCAAACCCGGCTTAAAGAGATTTTGAGCCGCGGCGGGGTAAAGTAGACAAGCCAAAGATAATCCATTACAATCCTAATGAAGGATTGCGATAGAGGCTATGAAAGCGAGGAATTACTCATGGATTTTTCCGGTAAAGATAAAGCTGCTTATGTACAGGATACATTTAATTCTATTGCCAAACGCTATGATGTTATGAATACTCTCATGAGTTTCGGATTAGACAAGGGCTGGCGCAAAAAGGCCGTTCAGACTGTCGAAGCAAAACCTGGCATGACTATGGTGGATATATGCTGCGGCACAGCTCAGCTCTCTTTGGAACTGGCTATGACTGTGGGAGAGCAAGGGCATATAACCGGCTTGGATTTCTCTGAAAATATGCTGGAAAAAGCTCAGGAGAATTTAGCGGATTCCCCTTATCGTTCTATCATTGAATTGCGGCAAGGCGATGCCATGAATCTGCCCTTTGCGGATAACTCTTTCGACGGAGCTACGGTAGGCTGGGGGCTGCGCAATCTGCCTGATTTGGAAAAAGGGGTTCAGGAGATGATCCGCGTGGTCAAACCGGGCGGTATGGTGGTTTCCTTGGATATGGCCAAGCCAACCA
The window above is part of the Desulfitobacterium chlororespirans DSM 11544 genome. Proteins encoded here:
- a CDS encoding asparaginase → MQKVKLIATGGTIAMRKDSQGKTVPAVTGHDLLESIPELRESAFWDVEEFSNLASCNFNPERMLQLAQRVEEAFADPDCLGIIITHGTDTLEETAYFLELTVKDSRPVILTASQRDASERDSDGPRNLHNSMRIAMDPHAKERGVLIALNEEIHAARDVRKLHTSHVDAFSSGEVGSLGSIDHDEVLWHRKPEPSVKFDLPEKLARVTICKGYTGMDGRMLECMVDAQVEGIVIEAFGRGNLPPEVIPSIGRITAENIPVVITSRCLFGRTAPIYGYPGGGAELQRHGALFAGDLSTEKVRLLLSIALGQNVSQTRLKEILSRGGVK
- a CDS encoding demethylmenaquinone methyltransferase, which codes for MDFSGKDKAAYVQDTFNSIAKRYDVMNTLMSFGLDKGWRKKAVQTVEAKPGMTMVDICCGTAQLSLELAMTVGEQGHITGLDFSENMLEKAQENLADSPYRSIIELRQGDAMNLPFADNSFDGATVGWGLRNLPDLEKGVQEMIRVVKPGGMVVSLDMAKPTMPGFKQGYWLYFNKLVPLMGKIWAGKAKAYQYLHDSAVEFPAQQELANIFARCGLTETRYQNLAGGVVAIVSGRKPKFPA